The sequence CCTGCTGCACCTTTCGCGGGACCCACTATCGCTTCAGTCGCCCAAGCTGCGATGGCCAAGCAGATCATCGAACTACGGGGAGATATAGATAAATTGACTAAAGCACCTCCTGCTTTGGCCAAAATTAATGCCAATTGCTATACGGGATCACCGTTTGTGGACAATATATACCAAACGGATCTGCCGCACAGGTTCAGCGTCCCGAGCATGAAGTTATATAACGGGACTGATGACCCCGAGGATCACGTGGCTCACTACAAGTTAAAGATGGGCGCTATCGCCATACCGTACGGCATGCACGAGACGTGCATGTGTGAAGGTTTCGGATCGACTCTTACCGGTCCGGCTCTGCGTTGGTACATCAACTTACCCAACGGCAGTATTGCTTCTTTCGAGAAGCTAATCGAGACGTTCATGGTGCAATTCTCGAGCAGTTGGAAGATTCATAAGTGCTCTGATGATTTATACCGACTGCCCCAACGAGTGGGAGAATCTCTCCGTGACTTCCTGTCAAGATTCAACACGGAGAAAGTATCTATACCCTATTGTGACCCAGGAACAACTATTCAAGCGCTCCGGAGTTGTTTACTCCCAGATGGGGAGTTTTATGAAGAACTCACAAAATGTGATGTTAGGAGTTATGAAGAAGCTCTGATGAAAGCTACTGTATTTGTTCGCTGGGAGGAGGATGCGAGGAGAAAGCCAGTTAATCCTCCTAAAGAAGAGAAACGAGAGGACAAACGTCCTAGGAAAGTTCAATCCACCTTTGGCGAGCCCAGCAGTAACTGGCGCTCCCGCAAATCTGGAGCATCAGATTATGCGAAAAACTGTCCCGAGTACCCTCTTAAGATACACCAAGTCGAGGCTGTACAAGTCTTGAAAAAGATGGGCAGCGAGGTGAAGTGGCCGCCTAAGAAAGAGACCGAAGGATGGAAAGACCCCAAGAAGTGGTGTGACTTTCATCAGGACATTGGCCACACTACTCCTGATTGCAGAGGACTTAGATACGAAGTGGATTACCTGCTGAAAAGAGGTCACCTCAGAGAGTTGCTTTCTGAGCGCGGTAGAGCAATCTGGGAAAAGAGGAAAGTTGATGACCCAGAAGCATTGCCCCCGCCGCCACCAATTACTCAAACTTATTGTGTGATTTCTGGGGGATCAGAGATCAGTGGATTGTCCCACACCTCTGCCAAGAAGCACGAGAAGGAAGCAGCAAACCCCGCTGCTAGAATGGCACGTTCCCTTGGAACTTTCACTAATCAGGTGATGGTCTTCGCGGATGATGAAGCTACCCAACTGTTACACCCGCACCATGATGCTTTGGTGCTCACACTTCAGGTTGCAAACATCAACCTGAAGCGAATTTTAATTGACAATGGGAGTTCCGCCAATGTGTTGTTCTTGGCTGCCTACAAAGGAATGGGCCTAGATGAGACCTTGATATTACGGAAGTCAACGGCTCTTATCGGGTTCAATGGTGAGGTGAGCCATTCAGTGGGAGAAGTTGTGTTACCCATCTATGCTCCAGGGTTGAACAAGCAGACTCGGTTTTCCATCGTAGATTCACCCTCTGCTTATAATGCTATTTTAGGACGACCTTGGTTGCACGCGATACGGGCCGTACCTTCCACATATCATCAAATCCTGCGCTATCCTACCAATAATGGCGTTAGGGAGATTTTGGGAGATCAACACTCTTCTAGGAGTTGTTATAAAaccaccatgaggagcaagggaGAATCTTCGTAGCAGTTACAGAACCAGACACCCGGTCTGGAGCCAGATGAGCCAGGAATGGAGAAGCTTGACGAAGTGCAGATCCATCCTGACTTTCCAGATCATAAAGCCCTGATTGGAGCGCAGTTGCCTGCTCATCTACGACAGAGACTGATCCAGTTCTTGTCACAGCatcatgattgttttgcttggagcTACGAAGATATGACTGGGATAGACCCTGATGTTGTGATGCATCAGCTCCAGGTTAATCCTGAGTATCCTCCTGTCAAGCAGAAGCGGAGGAAGTTTGCTCCTGAACGGAATTTAGTGATTAATGAAGAAGTTCAGAAGCTGCTAGATAATGGGTCTGTAGTGGAGGTACAGTACCCTGATTGGTTAGCCAACGTTGTGGttgtaaagaaaaagaatggcaagtggagagtctgtattgaTTTTACAGATTTGAATAAAGCTTGCCCAAAAGATCCCTTTCCACTGCCGCACATAGACATGATGGTTGATGCAACAGCTGGTCATGAGTTGTTGAGCTTTATGGATGCTTTTTCGGGGTATAATCAGATTTTAATGCATCCGggagatcaggagaaaacagCTTTCATTACCGATAGAGGAATTTATTGCTATAAGGTGATGCCCTTCGGGttgaagaatgccggagccACATACCATCGATTGGTGAATAAGATGTTCTCGAAGTATTTAGGGGACACCATGGAAGTGTATATTGACGATATGCTGGTAAAATCCTTAGCTGCCGATCAACATCTCGAGCACCTTCAGCAAGCTTTTGATTTGCTGATTAAGTATAATATGAAGTTGAATCCTGCCAAGTGTTCCTTTGGAGTGGCATCTGGGAAATTTCTTGGGTATATGGTCACGAAGCGAGGAATTGAGGCTAATCCCGATCAGATTCGATCCATACTTAACATTCCCTCTCCGACTTGTGTCAAGGATATTCAGAGGCTCAACGGGAGAGTGGCGGCCCTTAGTCGTTTTATTTCCAGATCATCCGACAAgtgttgtcattttttctccACCTTAAGAAAGTCTGTTAACTACAAGTGGACACCTGAGTGTGAAGACGCTTTAAACCAATTGAAAGCCTACCTTACCTCCCCTCCACTACTGTCCAAGCCCAGCACTGGGGAGCAGCTGTACATGTATTTGGCTGTCTCTGGGGTAGCTGTAAGCGCGGTTTTGgtcagagaagaaaataagaagcAGTTGCCAGTATACTATGTAAGTAAGAGTCTGCTAGATGCGGAAACCCGGTATAGTTTACTGGAAAAGctagctttagctttggtggttgcCGCCAGAAAACTGAGGCCGTACTTTCAATGCCACTCGGTTGCTGTGGTAACAAATTTCCCGTTGAGGAGCATACTCCATAGACCCGAGTTGTCGGGAAGGATAATCAAGTGGGCGGTGGAGCTTAGTGAATAcgatattacatatcaaccGAGAACCGCAATCAAGTCACAAGTCCTGGCTGATTTCGTTGCTGACTTTGCTCCGTCAACACAGCTAGAGGCAGATAAAGAGTTGCTTTGCATGGTAGATCAAGCCCCAAAGGTATGGACCTTGTACGTTGATGGATCTAGTAACGTCAGAGGCAGTGGTCTGGGAATTGTACTGATCTCTCCAGAAGGGAGTGTAATTCAACGGGCAGTCCGATGCGGTTTCCATGCAACTAATAAcgaagcagagtatgaagccTTAATTATTGGTCTAAAGCTGGCCAAAGAACTGGGAGTCACAAGTTTGAAGGTTTACTCAGATTCGCAGTTGATAGTAAATCAGTTTATTGGTTCTTATCAGGCCAAAGATCCGAAGATGACTTGTTATCTGGAGCTAGTAAAGGAACTGCAACTAGCGTTCGTGGAGTTCTCCGTAACTCAGATTCCACGAGCAGAGAATTCGTATGCGGATGCACTGGCCCACCTCGGGTCGTCAATCCAATCTAACCAGGAGCAGACGATTCCTCTGGTACACCTGAAGTGGCCGTCAATTAGCAATCAGAAAGAAGTAGAGAAGCAGAATGATTGTGAGATTCTTCCTGTTAGTTCAGACCAGACATGGATGACACCGTTTGTTCAATACTTGGTTGATGGTGTTCTGCCAGCAGAAAAGAATGAGTCTAGACGTTTGGTCGCTAAAGCTGCGCGGTATGCAGTACATGATGGGCAGCTATATAGAAGATCTTATTCAGGTCCTTTGTTGCGATGTGTAAATTCAGAACAAGCCCAGTATGTGTTGGCAGAATTGCATGAAGGAGAGTGTGGTAATCATTCTGGAGGAAGGAGTTTAACTCATCAAGCACTGACTACGGGGTATTATTGGCCGACTATGAGATCAGACGCAATTGACTATGTAAGGAGGTGCGATAAATGCCAGAGATTTGCTCAGATTCCACGCATGCCACCAGAAAAACTTACTCCTATCGTGGCACCTTggcccttcatgaaatgggggatGGATATAGTTGGTCCTTTGCCCAAGGCATCCGGGCAACGGCAGTACTTTCTGGCCATGACTGATTATTTCACCAAATGGATTGAGGCTGAGTCTTACTCACTGATCAAAGACCTGGATGTGAAGAAGTTCGTCTGGAAGAATATTATATGCAGGTTTGGAGTGCCTAAAGAGATCGTGACGGATAACGGCCCACAGTTTGCAAGTCATAAGTTTCAGGAGTTCTGTGCGAATTGGGGAATCAAGGTAGATTTTGCGACGCCAAGGCATCCCCAATGTAATGGCCAAGCTGAAGCTTCCAATAAAACTTTGATCAGGACCCTGGAGAAGCGTCTGGAGAAAGCTAAAGGTGCTTGGGCTGATGAATTACCTGGAGTGTTGTGGTCTTACAGGACAACTTCACGAACGCCTAcgggggaaactcctttctctcttgcaTTTGGGTCTGAGGCCGTCATACCAGTTGAAGCTGGACTCCCATCTGCTAGGTTTCAGTGGGCTAATGAACAAAGGAATtggcaggagttgaatgatcAGCTGGATACTATTGATGAACTAAGAGATCAGGCGCTCACAAGAACAGCTGCATACCATGATAAAGTCTCAAAGTACTTCAACCAAAATGTTCGAACTCGAGCATTTCGAGAGGGAGATTATGTGCTCAGGAGAGTCTTTGAGAATACCAGAGAGCTAAACGCTGGGAAGCTGGGTCCGAACTGGGAAGGCCCATATTTGATCGACAGGGTACTAGGAAACGGCGCCTACAGACTACACAGGGAAAATGGAGAAGCGATCTTGCATCCTTGGAACGCCGTTCATCTAAAGTTGTACCATTTCTAAACACGCAtgattttttgtctttatattgctataattgtagtttaaatatttcctttagtatctttatatatttaaatttctgTAGTTCATTATATGTGTTATTATATGAACTAATTTAAGCTTCGGAGTGTCGATGGGAGTCCCATCGACTACCTTTGATTGTTCTTTTGAGCGCAAGGATTGTAAAGCCCGAAAAAACAATGGACAGTCGTTTGTTCGGATGCCACAGCATGGGGACGCCATTGTACCAGATAAGTTTTCATGCTTTCTTAAATTTTACTGTTTTTACAAGTTTTACTGTTTTTACGAGTTTTATTACTTCAGTTTTGCAACGTATTATATTTGCAAAATATTTGAGGCATTAGAGAAAGAAATactgattttatatataaaaaaaaaaaaagaaagaaaaaagaaaaaacatacatataaaaCATATGGTCTTTACGACCAAATGTTTAAGCTTTCGTTCATTTTATTTCTCGCTtccttaatcaaaacagaaagattAAGGAGCGAGTCTTGGAGCTTAGCTATGTTCTGCTCCATAGCTTGCGATTCCGCAAGCTCTTCCAG is a genomic window of Tripterygium wilfordii isolate XIE 37 chromosome 16, ASM1340144v1, whole genome shotgun sequence containing:
- the LOC119980779 gene encoding uncharacterized protein LOC119980779, which translates into the protein MDDAMHLTKYSSCQYLKRKAMRRKTAQSSICRVLPNLGMEMANHVRWERLSIVREMSRKQIHPEVTNNQLLELMQAMREDMSKNKQQTDARLESMSVDNAALREEVSQLRSQTTSQGHDPTSVRIPPFPRLEQTPPPRDPLPYPLSAQFVPGSTLGGYDTSTSRGKGPATEEIQQNVNRDAPVDLTGSPRSRLPQPSRFPAAPFAGPTIASVAQAAMAKQIIELRGDIDKLTKAPPALAKINANCYTGSPFVDNIYQTDLPHRFSVPSMKLYNGTDDPEDHVAHYKLKMGAIAIPYGMHETCMCEGFGSTLTGPALRWYINLPNGSIASFEKLIETFMVQFSSSWKIHKCSDDLYRLPQRVGESLRDFLSRFNTEKVSIPYCDPGTTIQALRSCLLPDGEFYEELTKCDVRSYEEALMKATVFVRWEEDARRKPVNPPKEEKREDKRPRKVQSTFGEPSSNWRSRKSGASDYAKNCPEYPLKIHQVEAVQVLKKMGSEVKWPPKKETEGWKDPKKWCDFHQDIGHTTPDCRGLRYEVDYLLKRGHLRELLSERGRAIWEKRKVDDPEALPPPPPITQTYCVISGGSEISGLSHTSAKKHEKEAANPAARMARSLGTFTNQVMVFADDEATQLLHPHHDALVLTLQVANINLKRILIDNGSSANVLFLAAYKGMGLDETLILRKSTALIGFNGEVSHSVGEVVLPIYAPGLNKQTRFSIVDSPSAYNAILGRPWLHAIRAVPSTYHQILRYPTNNGVREILGDQHSSRSCYKTTMRSKGESS